One window from the genome of Chionomys nivalis chromosome 14, mChiNiv1.1, whole genome shotgun sequence encodes:
- the Rbfa gene encoding putative ribosome-binding factor A, mitochondrial isoform X1, protein MWAGAAGLRGSCARLQTLRGGHGAALLSGGAQALHTSVASCGSKNLLKKFASKTRKKFWYEGPSLGSHLTQKPSRFEFLTKSTLRKARKEDTIRLRALNGLLYKAVTELLCTPEVSQEVYDLNVEISKVSVTSDFSACRVYWKIGVSADLNRHTEAVLQRSAAYIRHLLLSQQTLRNVPPIVFIQDKKDVVLAEVDRLLAVADFGSPEERDNLSQDGVRSPEGLSSHNALEPATPPNLCGIDHEALNKQIMEYKRKKEKGLLPCMSLVQLSGQGPLPDVTLLRRRKKTSSRQHRDASPRSVSLGEDEDEDEDSSTEYECQAHEAEEEWEAEARSDGVQQGLHGQREQGQG, encoded by the exons ATGTGGGCCGGGGCCGCGGGGCTGAGGGGCTCCTGCGCGCGGCTGCAGACCCTGCGGGGCGGCCATGGGGCCGCGCTTCTTTCCGGCGGCGCGCAGGCCCTGCACACCTCGGTCGCTTCCTGCGGCAGCAAGAACTTGCTCAAGAAATTTGCCTCGAAAACCAG AAAGAAGTTTTGGTATGAAGGTCCATCCCTGGGGTCTCACTTGACTCAGAAGCCATCCAGGTTTGAGTTCCTCACGAAGAGCACCCTACGGAAGGCGAGGAAGGAAGACACCATCCGTCTAAGAGCCCTGAATGGTCTTCTCTACAAAGCAGTGACGGAATTGCTGTGCACTCCGGAAGTGAGCCAGGAGGTCTACGACCTGAATGTGGAGATCTCTAAG GTCTCTGTGACTTCAGACTTCTCAGCCTGCCGAGTGTACTGGAAGATAGGTGTCTCTGCAGACCTGAACAGGCACACGGAGGCCGTCCTGCAGAGGAGTGCCGCCTACATAAG ACACCTTCTGCTGTCTCAGCAGACCCTGAGGAATGTTCCACCCATAGTGTTTATTCAAGACAAAAAAGATGTAGTTCTGGCTGAG GTAGATCGCTTACTGGCAGTGGCTGACTTTGGATCCCCAGAGGAAAGGGACAATTTGTCACAAGATGGTGTGAG GAGTCCTGAAGGCCTGTCATCACACAATGCCCTGGAACCAGCCACACCCCCAAATCTGTGCGGGATTGACCACGAGGCCTTGAATAAGCAAATAATGGAGTACAAGCGCAAGAAGGAGAAAGGACTCCTTCCGTGTATGAGCCTGGTGCAACTGTCGGGGCAGGGGCCGCTGCCTGACGTGACTCTGCTGCGAAGGAGAAAGAAGACGTCATCCCGCCAGCACCGGGACGCTTCCCCCAGAAGCGTCAGTTTGGGTGAGGAtgaggacgaggacgaggacaGCAGCACAGAGTATGAGTGCCAAGCCCACGAggcagaagaggagtgggaagcagaggctagaAGTGATGGGGTGCAGCAGGGGCTCCATGGCCAAAGAGAACAGGGGCAGGGGTGA
- the Rbfa gene encoding putative ribosome-binding factor A, mitochondrial isoform X2 gives MWAGAAGLRGSCARLQTLRGGHGAALLSGGAQALHTSVASCGSKNLLKKFASKTRKKFWYEGPSLGSHLTQKPSRFEFLTKSTLRKARKEDTIRLRALNGLLYKAVTELLCTPEVSQEVYDLNVEISKVSVTSDFSACRVYWKIGVSADLNRHTEAVLQRSAAYIRSPEGLSSHNALEPATPPNLCGIDHEALNKQIMEYKRKKEKGLLPCMSLVQLSGQGPLPDVTLLRRRKKTSSRQHRDASPRSVSLGEDEDEDEDSSTEYECQAHEAEEEWEAEARSDGVQQGLHGQREQGQG, from the exons ATGTGGGCCGGGGCCGCGGGGCTGAGGGGCTCCTGCGCGCGGCTGCAGACCCTGCGGGGCGGCCATGGGGCCGCGCTTCTTTCCGGCGGCGCGCAGGCCCTGCACACCTCGGTCGCTTCCTGCGGCAGCAAGAACTTGCTCAAGAAATTTGCCTCGAAAACCAG AAAGAAGTTTTGGTATGAAGGTCCATCCCTGGGGTCTCACTTGACTCAGAAGCCATCCAGGTTTGAGTTCCTCACGAAGAGCACCCTACGGAAGGCGAGGAAGGAAGACACCATCCGTCTAAGAGCCCTGAATGGTCTTCTCTACAAAGCAGTGACGGAATTGCTGTGCACTCCGGAAGTGAGCCAGGAGGTCTACGACCTGAATGTGGAGATCTCTAAG GTCTCTGTGACTTCAGACTTCTCAGCCTGCCGAGTGTACTGGAAGATAGGTGTCTCTGCAGACCTGAACAGGCACACGGAGGCCGTCCTGCAGAGGAGTGCCGCCTACATAAG GAGTCCTGAAGGCCTGTCATCACACAATGCCCTGGAACCAGCCACACCCCCAAATCTGTGCGGGATTGACCACGAGGCCTTGAATAAGCAAATAATGGAGTACAAGCGCAAGAAGGAGAAAGGACTCCTTCCGTGTATGAGCCTGGTGCAACTGTCGGGGCAGGGGCCGCTGCCTGACGTGACTCTGCTGCGAAGGAGAAAGAAGACGTCATCCCGCCAGCACCGGGACGCTTCCCCCAGAAGCGTCAGTTTGGGTGAGGAtgaggacgaggacgaggacaGCAGCACAGAGTATGAGTGCCAAGCCCACGAggcagaagaggagtgggaagcagaggctagaAGTGATGGGGTGCAGCAGGGGCTCCATGGCCAAAGAGAACAGGGGCAGGGGTGA